One Fundulus heteroclitus isolate FHET01 unplaced genomic scaffold, MU-UCD_Fhet_4.1 scaffold_47, whole genome shotgun sequence DNA segment encodes these proteins:
- the cunh8orf33 gene encoding UPF0488 protein C8orf33 homolog: protein MTEESLLFSGDVSDPQIPPTPAEGGTSNLLWTCSDNGFRFDFFTDSAAPPEERTPPADAAQPPLSFTGQGSAFAFNFQIPPDPPAEDMDTTGRTNASSPLQAGVSACTASEQSKTKKKKKKSGKKTPSDSETQQQPAEEELSAEEQLNRQLDWCIEQLELGIRSQKGTPKQKEEASRALKTLRSSKAPLVKKRQVMRAMTGDYRKKMEEEKNKQFRLIQSETAAAQVQAVSDSPKKSVFHRRAEVRSQSAASEQQTEPRGGAGPILQAPEETAAFVFVPSKEEFHFNFL, encoded by the exons ATGACCGAGGAAAGCCTGCTGTTCTCAG GAGACGTTAGTGACCCACAGATCCCCCCCACACCTGCTGAAGGAGGAACCAGCAACCTTCTCTGGACCTGCAGTGACAACGGCTTCAGGTTTGACTTTTTCACCGACAGCGCCGCACCGCCTGAGGAGAGAACGCCGCCAGCAGACGCCGCCCAGCCGCCGTTATCCTTCACGGGGCAGGGCTCCGCTTTTGCTTTCAACTTTCAAATCCCTCCTGACCCCCCCGCAGAAGACATGGACACAACCGGCAGGACGAACGCCTCATCGCC GTTACAGGCGGGGGTGTCTGCATGCACGGCGTCAGAGCAGTccaagacgaagaagaagaagaagaaatctggAAAGAAGACGCCGTCCGACAGTGAGACCCAGCAGCAGCCGGCAGAGGAGGAGCTG AGCGCAGAAGAGCAGCTGAACAGGCAGCTGGACTGGTGCATCGAACAGCTGGAGCTGGGAATACGTTCTCAGAAGGGAACCCCGAAACAGA AAGAGGAGGCGTCTCGAGCGCTGAAGACGCTGCGCAGCTCCAAAGCTCCTCTGGTCAAGAAGCGGCAGGTGATGAGAGCCATGACGGGCGATTACAGGAAGAaaatggaggaggagaagaacaagCAGTTCAGGCTCATTCAGAGCG AAACTGCAGCAGCTCAGGTCCAAGCGGTGTCAGATTCCCCAAAGAAGTCCGTTTTCCACCGCAGAGCTGAGGTGAGAAGCCAGTCAGCAGCGTCAGAGCAGCAGACTGAACCCCGGGGGGGGGCCGGCCCCATCCTGCAGGCTCCGGAGGAGACGGCCGCCTTCGTCTTTGTTCCATCAAAGGAGGAGTTTCACTTCAATTTCCTCTGA
- the h3f3d gene encoding H3 histone, family 3D produces the protein MARTKQTARKSTGGKAPRKQLATKAARKSAPSTGGVKKPHRYRPGTVALREIRRYQKSTELLIRKLPFQRLVREIAQDFKTDLRFQSAAIGALQEASEAYLVGLFEDTNLCAIHAKRVTIMPKDIQLARRIRGERA, from the exons ATGGCTCGTACAAAGCAGACCGCTCGTAAATCCACCGGAGGAAAAGCGCCCAGAAAGCAGCTGGCCACCAAGGCGGCCAGGAAAAGTGCGCCATCTACCGGCGGCGTGAAGAAGCCCCACAGATACAG GCCAGGCACAGTTGCTCTGCGTGAGATCCGTCGGTACCAGAAGTCGACTGAGCTGCTCATCAGGAAGCTGCCTTTCCAGCGTCTTGTGAGGGAGATTGCTCAGGACTTCAAGACAGATCTGCGTTTTCAGAGTGCGGCCATTGGTGCTCTGCAG GAGGCCAGCGAGGCGTACCTGGTTGGACTGTTTGAGGACACCAACCTGTGTGCCATCCATGCAAAGAGGGTCACAATCATGCCCAAGGACATCCAGCTGGCCAGGCGAATTAGAGGAGAACGTGCATAA
- the cunh16orf91 gene encoding protein CCSMST1 translates to MSPSAGRVLRGLRRGILSRTPAIRDASAAWRSLALTSQASARSKPPTEDEAVSSEPIKFSTSKASHRSWKVDRSMGSQHQRPWWKVVPISLGLAGFLLWCALRKETDIDAQLERRLYEHLPGLVSDEEAEQDDDK, encoded by the exons ATGTCTCCATCAGCAGGACGAGTTCTCCGTGGCCTCCGCCGGGGGATCCTCAGCAGGACGCCGGCGATCCGAGACGCTTCAGCCGCCTGGAG GTCTCTGGCGCTGACCTCTCAGGCGTCAGCCAGGTCCAAACCCCCCACAGAGGACGAGGCGGTCAGCAGCGAGCCCATCAAGTTCTCCACCAGTAAGGCCAGCCACAGGTCCTGGAAGGTGGACCGCTCCATGGGCAGCCAGCACCAGCGGCCCTGGTGGAAGGTGGTCCCCATCAGCCTGGGCTTAGCCGGCTTCCTGCTGTGGTGCGCGCTGAGGAAGGAGACGGACATTGATGCCCAGCTGGAGAGACGGCTGTACGAACATTTACCCGGCCTGGTGTCAGACGAAGAGGCAGAGCAGGACGACGACAAATGA